A single genomic interval of Bacillus sp. es.036 harbors:
- a CDS encoding DUF1540 domain-containing protein produces MALDVLCEVANCVHNRNGKSCGADEIYVVSHQGNKARNSEETDCKTFEPGTL; encoded by the coding sequence ATGGCATTAGATGTGTTGTGCGAAGTCGCAAACTGCGTTCACAATCGTAATGGAAAAAGCTGTGGAGCAGACGAAATCTATGTTGTCAGTCATCAGGGGAATAAAGCACGTAATAGTGAAGAAACTGATTGTAAAACATTTGAGCCTGGTACCCTTTAA
- a CDS encoding MFS transporter, which translates to MWQNKNVWILLTGEFVAGLGLWLGIIGNLEFMQEKVPSDFMKAVILAIGLLAGVAIGPYAGRVTDQMKKKTVMIVAGLARAISVIFMLLAIQTGSVLWMVIFLILIQSAAAFYFPALQAAIPLVVKEKELLQMNGIHMNVATLSRVLGTAIAGIFLVIMSLSTMYLLSLGAYLLLVIFTFFLTIEENDVSETKRSKAESSFTLLFPIIKELPIVMMTLIMTLVPLLFIGGFNLLVISISELQDNSLIKSWIYTAEGLSFMVGALAVKRISRKQSPYTILFLFSFIIGLSQLLLFFANSPVLSVIAFVVFGFSVGCFFPTAATIFQTRVPKEFHGRFFSFRNMLDRIIFQIVLLLTGLMLDLIGLQMMSVIFGIMSITITSIFFLKYRQSNSTSVNMDVRS; encoded by the coding sequence ATGTGGCAAAATAAAAATGTGTGGATTTTACTAACGGGTGAGTTCGTGGCCGGGTTAGGTTTATGGCTCGGGATTATTGGCAACTTAGAATTTATGCAGGAAAAAGTACCATCTGATTTTATGAAAGCCGTTATTCTGGCGATTGGACTCCTTGCCGGGGTTGCGATTGGTCCGTATGCTGGACGCGTGACAGATCAGATGAAGAAGAAAACCGTGATGATCGTTGCTGGACTTGCCAGAGCGATTAGCGTCATTTTCATGCTGCTCGCTATTCAAACTGGCTCTGTACTCTGGATGGTTATTTTTCTGATTCTCATTCAATCGGCTGCTGCTTTTTACTTTCCTGCTCTACAGGCTGCTATTCCTCTCGTCGTAAAGGAAAAAGAGCTTCTGCAAATGAATGGGATTCATATGAATGTAGCCACGTTATCTAGAGTACTTGGCACCGCCATTGCAGGAATCTTCCTAGTGATCATGTCACTATCAACGATGTATCTTCTTTCTTTAGGGGCATATCTTCTTCTTGTCATATTTACATTCTTCCTTACTATTGAAGAAAATGACGTTTCTGAAACGAAGCGTTCAAAAGCAGAAAGTAGCTTTACGCTTTTGTTTCCAATAATAAAAGAGCTACCAATTGTGATGATGACACTGATTATGACGTTAGTTCCACTCTTATTTATCGGTGGATTTAATTTGCTTGTGATTAGTATCAGTGAGCTTCAAGACAATTCGCTCATTAAAAGCTGGATTTATACAGCTGAAGGGCTTTCGTTTATGGTCGGGGCTTTGGCTGTTAAGAGAATTTCAAGAAAACAATCGCCTTACACCATTTTATTTTTATTTTCCTTTATTATCGGACTTTCCCAGCTATTGCTCTTTTTTGCAAACAGTCCTGTTCTATCGGTCATTGCCTTTGTTGTATTCGGTTTCTCAGTTGGCTGTTTTTTCCCAACGGCCGCTACCATTTTTCAAACAAGAGTACCAAAAGAATTTCACGGACGATTTTTTTCATTTCGAAATATGCTGGATCGGATCATTTTTCAAATTGTACTGCTTTTAACAGGGTTAATGTTAGACCTGATCGGTCTTCAAATGATGTCTGTCATTTTTGGCATTATGTCGATTACAATAACAAGTATCTTTTTCCTGAAATATCGTCAGAGCAATTCTACGTCTGTAAACATGGATGTGCGTTCATAA
- a CDS encoding DUF6944 family repetitive protein: MDNEVKGVFGSWIQAIGTILAAIGSTPIKEIPSSILDSLNLIGNVMQGTGNALIADTINPPSLDKLGNQLQAIGNSTVVTGILIDFDDKVKQILDIDGNWLQALGGGVSLADALDGEVSASALYSIYGNFLQAVGNSLQAISGIKELKNEEATNINVVGSWIQAVGSVISAIGQTKYPSS, encoded by the coding sequence ATGGATAATGAAGTAAAAGGTGTATTTGGCTCTTGGATTCAAGCGATTGGAACGATCTTAGCCGCTATTGGTAGTACACCTATTAAAGAAATCCCCTCCTCAATACTTGATAGTTTAAATCTTATTGGAAATGTGATGCAGGGAACAGGAAACGCTCTTATCGCTGATACCATTAATCCGCCCTCACTGGATAAATTAGGGAATCAACTTCAGGCAATCGGAAACTCCACAGTCGTAACTGGAATTTTGATCGACTTTGATGATAAAGTGAAACAAATTTTAGATATTGACGGAAACTGGCTTCAAGCTCTTGGTGGAGGGGTATCTCTTGCAGATGCATTAGACGGAGAAGTCTCGGCTTCAGCGTTGTATAGCATTTATGGGAACTTCCTTCAGGCGGTCGGTAATTCACTTCAAGCGATTTCAGGAATTAAAGAGCTTAAGAATGAAGAAGCAACAAATATTAATGTCGTAGGAAGCTGGATTCAGGCGGTTGGTTCTGTTATTTCAGCTATTGGTCAAACGAAATATCCCTCTTCTTAA
- a CDS encoding DJ-1/PfpI family protein, whose protein sequence is MSKNVLIISGDAVEALEIFYPYYRCLEEGFNVTIASPTAKKLQTVCHDFTDEMETFVEKQAYGIESHTSFAEIKPVGAICHAAQVLNVVPDMMKDREYTAYPACKPDVTACGATYIDEKVHTADNLVSGQAWPDLPGFMKEFLRLLK, encoded by the coding sequence TTGAGTAAAAACGTATTAATCATTTCCGGTGATGCTGTTGAAGCACTTGAGATTTTCTACCCTTACTATCGTTGTCTTGAGGAAGGATTTAACGTCACGATCGCATCCCCGACCGCTAAGAAACTACAAACGGTATGCCACGACTTTACAGATGAAATGGAAACATTTGTTGAGAAGCAAGCCTACGGAATTGAATCACATACTTCGTTTGCAGAAATTAAACCGGTAGGTGCGATTTGTCATGCGGCACAGGTTCTTAATGTGGTTCCTGATATGATGAAAGATCGCGAGTATACCGCTTATCCAGCTTGTAAACCCGATGTAACCGCATGTGGGGCTACATACATTGATGAAAAGGTCCATACAGCTGATAACCTCGTCTCAGGACAGGCGTGGCCTGACTTACCAGGATTTATGAAAGAATTTCTCCGTTTATTAAAATAA
- a CDS encoding LysR family transcriptional regulator: MDIKQLAYFVEVAKQKSFTKASHSLYISQPTLSKMVKSLEAELDVELLDRSARSSELTDAGKIVYLQGEKILNMVDDLSSHLYDMMNLKKGHIKVGLPPLIGALYFPSILKGFQELYPDITIELMEHGANIAQQKILDGELDFAVGLLPVDETKFETLPFKKEELMLFVHSSHPFAEKNSVSISELRNEQIILFSEDFMLHDQMIEQCRQAGFEPHISYVSSQWDFISDMVSHNLGVTFFPKSILTKINQNNVISIPLVNPEIPWDLGIILRKEKYISYASRAFINYIKSAI, translated from the coding sequence ATGGACATTAAGCAATTAGCCTATTTCGTTGAAGTCGCCAAGCAAAAAAGCTTCACGAAAGCCTCACACTCCCTCTACATCTCACAGCCAACGTTAAGTAAAATGGTGAAAAGTTTAGAAGCTGAGTTAGATGTTGAACTACTCGATCGCTCGGCACGATCGAGTGAACTAACCGATGCAGGAAAAATCGTATATTTGCAGGGTGAGAAAATATTAAATATGGTCGACGATCTTTCTTCTCACTTATATGACATGATGAATTTAAAGAAAGGACACATCAAAGTCGGCCTCCCGCCACTCATCGGCGCCCTCTACTTTCCTAGTATCTTAAAAGGGTTCCAAGAACTCTATCCTGATATTACGATCGAACTAATGGAGCATGGAGCCAACATTGCGCAACAAAAAATTCTCGACGGTGAATTGGATTTTGCAGTTGGACTTTTGCCTGTCGATGAAACAAAATTCGAAACTCTCCCTTTCAAAAAGGAAGAATTAATGCTGTTTGTGCACAGTTCACATCCATTCGCAGAAAAAAATTCGGTCTCAATTAGTGAGTTACGAAATGAGCAGATCATCCTATTTAGTGAAGACTTTATGTTACATGACCAAATGATTGAACAGTGTCGTCAGGCTGGATTTGAACCGCACATTTCTTACGTGAGCTCTCAGTGGGACTTTATTAGCGATATGGTTAGTCACAATCTCGGCGTCACCTTTTTCCCAAAATCGATTCTTACTAAAATCAACCAGAACAACGTGATCTCCATTCCACTGGTGAATCCTGAGATCCCATGGGACCTTGGCATTATTTTAAGAAAAGAAAAATACATTTCTTATGCTTCCCGTGCGTTTATTAACTACATTAAGTCTGCAATTTAA
- a CDS encoding PadR family transcriptional regulator produces the protein MKVTLKCLTKQAVLMMDESLNHFWKISYGQIYPTLKSLLEEKLITVQEQSESGKPDKKKYELTSLGWQVLYDWMESPIKEIGVEKNELLLKLFFSHHQSNQKTLKQLDHYQSKLQERLNTYQAIEEMIRGTYGDQDDAKFWLLTLDYGKRTTQAASEWANEAKLKLTLRRE, from the coding sequence GTGAAAGTAACATTAAAATGTTTAACAAAACAAGCCGTCCTTATGATGGACGAAAGTTTAAATCATTTCTGGAAGATCAGTTACGGGCAAATTTACCCTACGCTAAAAAGCCTACTCGAGGAAAAACTGATTACGGTTCAGGAGCAGAGTGAGTCTGGAAAGCCTGATAAAAAGAAATATGAATTAACCTCTTTAGGTTGGCAGGTCCTTTACGATTGGATGGAAAGCCCCATTAAGGAAATTGGAGTAGAAAAGAATGAGTTGTTGCTTAAACTTTTTTTCAGCCATCATCAGAGTAACCAAAAAACTTTAAAACAATTGGATCACTACCAATCAAAACTCCAGGAACGTTTGAATACTTATCAGGCGATTGAAGAAATGATACGAGGAACGTATGGCGATCAAGACGATGCGAAATTCTGGCTTTTAACATTAGATTATGGGAAACGAACAACGCAAGCAGCTAGTGAATGGGCTAACGAAGCCAAACTGAAACTAACTCTAAGGAGGGAATAG
- a CDS encoding DUF4188 domain-containing protein produces MANQVFPGRYTVDKGQDVVVFLIGMRINQWWAVHKWLPVFLAMPGMIRELSINKKLGCLSMENFFSFRTTLLLQYWRSAEDLRQYAHGKAHLKAWKKFNQKIGNNRAVGIYHETYVLSSSHYESLYGNMPVFGLGKALGNIEVTPQADSFNKRLHGKHTEKMNEH; encoded by the coding sequence ATGGCGAATCAAGTTTTTCCCGGACGCTACACGGTAGATAAAGGACAGGACGTTGTTGTATTTCTCATTGGGATGCGAATCAACCAATGGTGGGCTGTGCACAAATGGCTTCCTGTCTTTCTAGCGATGCCTGGCATGATTCGTGAGCTTAGTATCAATAAAAAGTTAGGATGTCTCTCTATGGAAAACTTCTTTAGCTTTCGGACAACGCTACTCCTTCAATACTGGCGTTCAGCAGAAGATCTTCGTCAATATGCTCATGGTAAAGCCCATCTAAAAGCGTGGAAAAAATTTAATCAAAAGATCGGAAACAATCGTGCTGTCGGCATCTACCATGAAACATACGTCCTTTCGAGCTCTCACTACGAAAGTCTCTATGGCAATATGCCCGTTTTTGGATTAGGGAAGGCGCTCGGAAATATTGAGGTTACTCCTCAAGCTGATTCTTTTAATAAACGTCTTCATGGAAAGCATACCGAAAAGATGAACGAACACTAA
- the smpB gene encoding SsrA-binding protein SmpB — protein MPKGDGGLIAQNKKARHDYSVIETYEAGLVLQGTEIKSIRARRVNLKDSHAIIRKGEIFLLNMHINEYEQGNRFNHDPTRTRKLLMKRKEIDKLIGLTKEQGYTVIPLKVYIKNGYAKVLLGLAKGKKKYDKRQDLKDKTMKREVDKALKERQRI, from the coding sequence ATGCCAAAAGGTGATGGTGGACTCATTGCACAAAATAAGAAAGCAAGACACGATTATTCCGTTATTGAGACATATGAAGCAGGACTAGTTCTACAAGGAACTGAAATCAAATCCATCAGGGCAAGACGCGTAAACCTGAAAGACTCTCACGCCATTATTCGTAAGGGAGAAATCTTTCTTCTGAATATGCACATTAATGAATATGAGCAGGGGAATCGTTTTAACCACGATCCAACCCGTACTCGTAAGCTATTGATGAAGCGGAAAGAGATTGATAAGCTCATTGGCCTAACGAAAGAACAGGGCTATACGGTAATTCCACTGAAAGTCTATATCAAGAATGGCTATGCGAAAGTACTTCTAGGCCTTGCTAAGGGTAAGAAGAAGTATGATAAGCGCCAAGATCTCAAAGATAAGACGATGAAACGTGAAGTGGACAAAGCATTGAAAGAACGTCAGCGGATATAG
- the rnr gene encoding ribonuclease R, giving the protein MAEEHEQKILSFMKDEAYKPLTVQELEEVFGVKDSSEFKEFVKTLNSMEDEGLIVRTRSNRYGIPEKMNLVRGKLQVHAKGFAFLISDSDTGEKDVYINQGDLEGAMNGDRVIVRLHQKSSGTRPEGTVIRIIERGVKRTVGTYSDSKHFGFVIADDKRIPHDIFIPKGATAGAVDGHKVVVEITKYPEGRMSAEGRITEILGHKNDPGVDILSIIYKHELPGEFPDAAMEQAHKTPDQIDEKEIEGRRDLREETIVTIDGADAKDLDDAVNVVKLPNGNYKLGVHIADVTYYVTENSPIDQEALDRGTSVYLVDRVIPMIPHRLSNGICSLNPQVDRLTISCEMEITTQGEVVNHEIFPSVIRTNERMTYTDVRKILQREDDEVLERYKSLVPFFDSMGELAEILRKGRFERGAIDFDFAEAKVLVDDEGTPQEIVQRERSVAERLIEEFMLVANETVAQHFHFMEVPFMYRIHEDPDADKLNTFFEFITNFGYVVRGNANTVHPRALQKLLEEVKGEPEEAVISKVMLRSMQQAKYFPESLGHFGLSTDFYTHFTSPIRRYPDLIVHRLIRTYLFEKKVDNQTTSKWSEALGEIAQHASAMERRAVDAERETDDLKKAEFMKDKIGEEFEGVISGVTNFGLFVELPNTIEGLVHVSYLTDDYYHYDEGAYAMIGERTGNVYRIGDEIAIRVLNVNIDERSIDFEIVGMKPPKERRRRESPKVIEGGKRKKRGKSSNKTTDAGQKKRKFSPPKDGQGTKKKPKNKKKKRRNNNS; this is encoded by the coding sequence ATGGCAGAAGAACATGAACAAAAAATATTGAGCTTCATGAAGGACGAAGCGTACAAACCGCTTACCGTTCAGGAGCTTGAAGAAGTATTTGGTGTGAAAGATTCCAGTGAATTTAAGGAGTTTGTGAAAACGTTAAACAGCATGGAAGATGAAGGATTAATCGTTCGCACAAGAAGCAATCGCTATGGTATTCCTGAGAAAATGAACCTTGTACGCGGAAAGTTACAAGTACACGCAAAAGGATTTGCTTTCCTTATTTCGGATAGTGATACGGGCGAGAAAGATGTCTACATCAATCAGGGTGATCTAGAAGGAGCAATGAACGGAGATCGCGTCATTGTAAGACTGCACCAAAAATCATCTGGCACTCGTCCAGAAGGTACCGTTATCCGTATCATTGAGCGTGGTGTAAAACGCACAGTTGGTACATATTCTGATAGCAAGCACTTTGGATTTGTGATTGCCGACGATAAGAGAATTCCACACGATATTTTCATTCCAAAAGGAGCTACTGCCGGTGCCGTTGACGGCCATAAAGTCGTAGTTGAAATTACGAAGTATCCTGAAGGGCGTATGAGTGCGGAAGGACGCATCACTGAAATTTTAGGTCATAAAAACGATCCAGGCGTCGATATTCTGTCGATCATTTATAAGCATGAGCTTCCAGGCGAGTTTCCTGACGCTGCAATGGAGCAAGCTCATAAAACACCGGATCAAATCGACGAGAAAGAAATTGAAGGAAGACGTGACCTTCGTGAAGAGACCATTGTCACGATTGATGGGGCAGACGCGAAGGATCTAGATGACGCAGTTAATGTTGTCAAACTTCCGAATGGAAACTATAAGCTCGGTGTTCACATCGCAGACGTAACGTATTATGTGACGGAAAACTCTCCGATTGATCAAGAAGCGCTTGATCGTGGGACGAGTGTGTATCTTGTCGACCGAGTGATTCCGATGATTCCACACCGTTTATCAAACGGAATTTGTAGTTTGAATCCTCAAGTGGATCGATTAACGATTTCTTGTGAGATGGAAATTACTACACAGGGTGAAGTGGTAAACCATGAGATTTTCCCAAGTGTGATTCGTACAAATGAGCGTATGACGTATACAGATGTACGCAAAATTCTTCAGCGTGAAGACGATGAAGTGCTAGAACGTTACAAATCTCTCGTACCATTCTTCGATAGCATGGGTGAATTGGCTGAAATTTTAAGAAAAGGTCGTTTCGAACGAGGTGCTATTGACTTTGATTTTGCAGAAGCAAAAGTACTTGTTGATGATGAAGGGACGCCGCAAGAGATCGTGCAACGAGAACGCTCAGTAGCTGAACGCTTAATTGAAGAATTTATGCTTGTCGCAAACGAAACCGTTGCGCAGCATTTTCACTTTATGGAAGTACCGTTCATGTACCGTATTCACGAAGATCCGGATGCAGATAAATTAAATACGTTCTTCGAATTTATTACGAACTTTGGTTACGTTGTACGCGGGAATGCGAACACGGTACACCCTCGTGCGCTACAAAAGCTTCTTGAAGAAGTAAAGGGAGAGCCAGAAGAAGCGGTCATTAGTAAGGTGATGCTTCGTTCGATGCAACAGGCAAAGTACTTCCCTGAAAGTCTCGGTCACTTCGGCTTATCGACAGACTTCTATACGCACTTTACGTCACCAATTCGTCGTTATCCTGACTTAATCGTGCACCGTTTGATCCGTACGTATCTATTTGAGAAAAAAGTTGATAACCAAACAACTTCCAAATGGAGCGAAGCGCTTGGTGAAATCGCTCAGCACGCTTCTGCGATGGAACGCCGTGCGGTTGACGCTGAACGTGAAACCGATGACCTGAAAAAAGCTGAGTTTATGAAAGATAAAATCGGGGAAGAGTTCGAAGGTGTGATTAGTGGTGTAACGAACTTCGGTTTGTTTGTTGAATTGCCGAACACGATCGAAGGTCTCGTTCACGTTAGTTATTTAACCGATGACTACTACCACTACGACGAAGGTGCTTACGCGATGATTGGTGAACGTACTGGTAACGTCTATCGTATCGGTGATGAAATCGCCATTCGCGTCTTGAATGTTAATATTGATGAACGTTCGATCGACTTTGAAATTGTTGGCATGAAACCGCCAAAAGAACGTCGCAGAAGAGAAAGTCCGAAAGTCATTGAAGGCGGCAAGCGAAAAAAACGCGGGAAGTCATCTAACAAAACAACGGATGCTGGACAGAAAAAGCGCAAGTTTTCGCCGCCAAAAGATGGTCAGGGAACAAAAAAGAAACCGAAAAACAAAAAGAAAAAACGTCGCAATAACAATTCGTAA
- a CDS encoding alpha/beta hydrolase produces MKVVAPKPFTFEGGNRAVLMLHGFTGNSADVRMMGRYLQERGYTCHAPQYEGHGVPPEELVHTGPKDWWKNVTEGYEKLKSMGHDEIAVVGLSLGGVFSLKLGYTVPVKGIVPMCAPMDMKDEETMYQGVLSYAKEYKKFERKSPEQIEEEMEAFKETPMNTLGELRDLIYDVRDNVDMIYAPTFVAQARHDEMINTESANVIHDNIESDEKSLKWYENSTHAITLGKEKDELHKDVHAFLDSLDWSE; encoded by the coding sequence ATGAAAGTAGTAGCACCAAAGCCATTTACATTCGAGGGAGGCAATCGCGCGGTATTAATGTTGCATGGTTTTACAGGAAATTCAGCAGATGTACGAATGATGGGACGTTACTTGCAGGAAAGAGGCTATACGTGTCATGCGCCACAATATGAAGGACATGGCGTTCCGCCTGAGGAGCTTGTACATACTGGGCCAAAAGATTGGTGGAAAAACGTCACTGAAGGGTATGAAAAGCTTAAAAGCATGGGTCATGACGAAATTGCAGTAGTCGGCTTATCACTTGGAGGCGTATTTTCATTAAAGCTCGGTTATACTGTTCCTGTAAAGGGAATCGTGCCCATGTGCGCCCCAATGGATATGAAAGATGAAGAAACGATGTATCAGGGCGTCCTTTCCTATGCGAAGGAATACAAGAAATTTGAGCGGAAATCACCTGAACAAATTGAAGAGGAAATGGAAGCCTTTAAAGAAACACCGATGAATACACTTGGTGAACTTCGCGATTTGATCTATGATGTGCGTGATAACGTGGATATGATTTATGCTCCTACATTTGTTGCACAAGCGAGACATGATGAAATGATTAATACAGAAAGTGCCAACGTCATTCACGATAACATTGAATCTGATGAGAAAAGTTTGAAATGGTACGAAAACTCAACGCATGCGATTACGCTAGGCAAGGAAAAAGACGAGCTTCATAAAGACGTTCATGCTTTTCTTGATAGCCTTGACTGGTCAGAATAA
- the secG gene encoding preprotein translocase subunit SecG gives MHLAATIALVIVSILLITVVLLQSGKSAGLSGAITGGAEQLFGKQKARGFEAVLNKVTVVLAVLFFVLSILVAYLV, from the coding sequence ATGCATCTTGCAGCTACAATTGCATTAGTTATCGTTTCAATCTTACTTATTACTGTTGTATTGCTTCAGTCAGGTAAAAGCGCTGGTTTATCAGGAGCCATTACGGGTGGAGCTGAACAATTATTCGGTAAGCAGAAAGCCCGCGGTTTTGAAGCGGTTTTAAATAAAGTAACGGTAGTACTTGCCGTATTGTTCTTTGTTCTTTCAATTCTCGTTGCGTATCTCGTGTAA
- the eno gene encoding phosphopyruvate hydratase: MPIITDVYAREVLDSRGNPTVEVEVFTDAGVKARAMVPSGASTGEYEAVELRDGDKDRYLGKGVEKAVANINETIAPELVGMSVYDQLGIDHMMIDLDGTDNKGKLGANAILGVSMAVARAAAEELELPLYVYLGGFNAKTLPTPMMNILNGGEHADNNVDIQEFMVMPVGAPSFKEALRTGAEIFHSLKGVLKEKGLNTSVGDEGGFAPNLGSNEEAIQTIIEAIEKAGYKPGEEVMIALDVASSEIYSDGKYNLAGEGVVKTSEEMIEFYSQLCEKYPIISIEDGLDENDWEGWEKLTQALGEKVQLVGDDLFVTNTNKLSEGIERSVGNSILIKVNQIGTLTETFDAVEMAKRAGYTAVISHRSGETEDTTIADIAVATNAGQIKTGAPSRTDRVAKYNQLLRIEDELEHLAIYGGRKSFYNLDKK; this comes from the coding sequence ATGCCAATCATTACTGACGTTTATGCACGCGAGGTCCTTGACTCCCGCGGCAATCCAACAGTTGAAGTAGAAGTATTTACAGATGCAGGTGTTAAAGCACGTGCAATGGTACCATCTGGTGCATCCACTGGTGAATACGAAGCAGTAGAGCTTCGTGACGGTGACAAAGATCGCTATCTTGGCAAAGGCGTTGAAAAAGCAGTAGCTAACATCAACGAAACAATTGCTCCAGAACTAGTAGGTATGAGTGTTTATGACCAGCTTGGAATTGATCATATGATGATCGACCTTGATGGTACTGACAACAAAGGCAAGCTTGGTGCTAACGCTATTCTTGGTGTATCTATGGCTGTTGCCCGCGCTGCTGCTGAAGAACTTGAACTTCCACTTTACGTATACCTTGGTGGATTTAACGCAAAAACTCTTCCAACACCAATGATGAACATTCTTAATGGTGGAGAGCACGCTGATAACAACGTAGACATTCAAGAATTTATGGTAATGCCTGTTGGTGCACCTTCTTTCAAAGAAGCACTACGCACTGGCGCTGAAATTTTCCACAGCCTTAAAGGCGTTCTAAAAGAAAAAGGTCTTAACACTTCTGTTGGTGACGAAGGTGGATTCGCTCCTAACCTTGGTTCAAACGAAGAAGCAATTCAAACGATTATTGAAGCAATCGAAAAAGCTGGATACAAGCCTGGCGAAGAAGTTATGATCGCACTTGACGTAGCATCTTCTGAAATCTACAGTGACGGTAAATACAACCTTGCTGGTGAAGGCGTAGTGAAGACTTCTGAAGAGATGATCGAATTCTACAGCCAGCTATGTGAAAAATACCCAATCATCTCAATTGAAGATGGTCTTGACGAAAACGACTGGGAAGGTTGGGAGAAACTTACCCAAGCTCTTGGTGAGAAAGTTCAGCTTGTTGGTGACGATCTTTTCGTTACAAACACAAACAAACTTTCTGAAGGAATTGAGCGTAGCGTAGGTAACTCAATCCTAATCAAAGTGAACCAAATTGGTACACTAACTGAAACATTTGATGCTGTTGAAATGGCGAAGCGCGCTGGTTACACAGCTGTTATCTCTCACCGTTCTGGTGAAACAGAAGATACAACAATCGCTGACATCGCTGTTGCGACTAATGCTGGACAAATTAAAACAGGCGCACCGTCTCGTACGGATCGCGTTGCTAAATACAACCAACTTCTTCGTATCGAAGATGAGCTTGAGCACCTTGCAATCTACGGTGGACGTAAGAGCTTCTATAACTTAGATAAAAAGTAA